The stretch of DNA ATCAAAGATCTCTTGCAAAAACAGGGAGATGCTTCACGATTAAGGCCTCAGCCATGGCCATGCTGGATTCCACAAGCCAACACAATCCCTACCTAAATACCCTTCATCTtgcaaagcaaattaaaaatgttttatgctTCGTATTTCATTTGACCAGAGTCGGTGGCTGCCATCTTTGGCCAAGTTAGATCAATTGTTTGGCTCctggacagtgatccccaacctaaAACATGATAGAGCCAATCTTGTCCTGGCATCCACTGCTCATGTTACTGGTTGTTGATCTCTGTCCAGGAGCTGGAAACTGGATCTAACGCATCCTAATATGGCGgccgccaaccccccccccccccaccgcacaGTTCTGCAGCTTCACTGCTAGGGTCCTTTCGGGCTTGACAAATACGCTGTTTATATGGGGAATCATCTAGAATCAAGACATTAATTCACATACAGTCCCACAGTCAAACCAAAACCTAGCTTTTACAGTCTGTATTAAAATCACAGGttataacatttataaaaatgaagatGGTTCGGTGGTATACTTCCATTAGGGGGAACATTTGAACATTGGTAAACCAAGGAGGTAATTGGGTTCCTACATCAGCACTTCCTATGTCCAGTTTATGGCACCAgactcagggtgaagacacatggagctacttagtagcagctactaaacaccagaaaataccctgccatagacaatactgagaattgcctctgctaaaacacacatagagacaattatcagtaaatgatcagcattgtctatttttataaccttcacaagtagctgctactagtagctccgtgtgtcttcacccttaaggtggccatatactataagatccacttgtttggtgaggtcgctaaATTAGAGGGTCTTTCCCCTGATATGGAGTAAcgcgattgtttggcccttgggccccACAGCCTTCCCTTTTGGTATTCCTcccaaatgttataataaacatAAGGTGCCATTAGTATATTAAATCAGTATAGAGCCGGAAGTGGGTATTACAGTTTATGTAATATGTCTATAAAAGCTCTGATTAACTTTATGTCTCATAAGACATGTTCAATTGAACTGGGAGCTCTCATTCTGAGACCTACCTGAACTTTTGGATCCGGCACTGCAGGTGAGTTAATATGGAATAAAGGCACGGCACGTCCTCGTCCCTCAGATTATTGTTGGTGAGTCTGTTGAGAATAatggacatttatattctttggaaaaaaaaatgcaatccagtacttttttaaatattcaaaatgAACCAATGCCACACATGATCCAATTATCTCTAAGTTACCCTGCCATTTGAAGAGCCCTTAATTAATTATTTGCCATACAGATTTGATAAGAGTGTTTCCTTTAAAACCTACTGAAAATgattgacactaaggggcagatttatcaaaatgaatgAGTGTATGTAGTTTGGattgatgggagctacaacatatattatatatatagtgaataaagtaccctctgtcgtaaaatatgaggatattaaaagtcacttagGAGTTCcgtggcctgtataaaagcactcaacctttggccttgtacctttatatggccatggaactcttctgtgccttataatatccctatatgttacaatagggggtactttattcactatataatatacaagagccacaaataacctttatatggccatggaacccctctgtgccttataatatccctatatgttacaatagggggtactttattcactatataatatacaagagccacaaataacctttatatggccatggaactcctctgtgccttataatatccctatgttacaatagggggtactttattcactatataatatacaggagccacaaataacctttatatgaccatggaacccctctgtgacttgtaatatccctatatgttacaatagggggtactttatgcactatataatatacaagagcctcaaataacctttatatcgccatggaacccctctgtgacttataatatccatatgttacaatagggggtactttattcactatataatatacaggagccacaaataccctttatatggccatggaacccctctgtgacttataatatccctatatgttacaatagggggtactttattcactatataatatacaagagcctcaaataacctttatatcgccatggaacccctctgtgccttatatccatatgttacaatagggggtactttattcactatataatatacaggagccacaaataacctttatatggccatggaacctctctgtgacttataatatccctatatgttaaaatagggggtactttattcactatataatatacaagaggaacaaataacctttatatggccatggaactcctcggtgacttataaaatccctttattttacaataggggctcCCATTACCCCCAACTACATTCAGGTGGTCCCAGTTGTGGCCAATAAAAAGGTCAACCATCTTGGTTTTAACCTTAGGAAACAAAAAGAAGTTGCAGGTTAAAAATTAGtctctgtgaaaaatgtataatgaagcagtagaaatcctaatgaatcagatgaaagtgagtgtaggactggccagactggggatgactgtgACATAGTTGCCCAGTTTGTGTATATTGCAATGAATGGACAAACAACCCTAGTTTTGTATAAAATGCGGTGatgtcctaaatatattgataagcACAGAGGATCTTTGAGGGAATCGAGGATAGATCGACCAAGTACGTCCAGAATGAATCAGCATATTCATATAGTCTCGCCTGCCTGCCCCCTCTGGTAAAGTCAGATATGGCGGAGTAAGGTGCAGGTATTTATATCATGATGACTTACCGGGCCGGGTTGGTCCGTGTTGGGAGAGGACATCACTAATCCCTACACTATCTAGAGACACAATGTAATGTGCAagtacagtaaaggtggccatacaagcactggtcgcacgaaagatcattcccaccctccactgatgttcagggctgaatcatcagatacagtatggaagtagaaacaatagaaattctacctccacctgctgagTCATCCCTAAACGTAGACTTTGCTTGGGCGcctctaaattttttaacctggccaatcgatgaTATCCTTTTGTGATATTGGACGCCTTTTTGAGCAGCctatgcaccgaatatcgtacgaaacctcgtttaagtgcgtgtatggccagcttgtcTGTTTGTACATAAACTAGAAAtaatatgttctttttttctggcCCTGTATCTATTTTAATATAGACAGAAAAATGGTATCTTAATGGTTCTATATAGAAATGCAGCCTTATATTCTACCTGAGATCCCTAACAGTGTGTAGAGCAGCTGATATTCTCTCCAGTCCTTCAGTCTGAATAAAACAGGTACCAAGGTCTAGAAGTTCTGTTTCCCTACAGGATTCCAGGATGAAAGCCAACACTGTGCAATCCAGAGGCGCCAGGTAAAATTCAGAAAACTGAAATTGCTTGTTTGATCCAATGGATGAGGACACAAGAGCTTTGTTCCGGGACTCAGCGAGGCAGGCAAATACATTGAGAACTTTCCTGTTGTCAGGATTCTGTAGAGTGGTGATAGACTTCTGGAGAAAGCAGATAACATGTTTGGCGGCTGGAGCGGATAAATCCCCTACATACGGCTTCAACAGGGATCTGGTGGAACTGTCAGAGAGTCCTGATATGAAACGAAGGAATATTTCCCCACGGCCGTCTTCTTTTGATTTTGCCTCCTCAAGAGCCTTCTGCAGCCCCTCAGGGGAATAGTCAAGGTAGTGACCCAAGGCAGCCATGAACTCCTGTATGGTTAGATGCAAGAAGGAATAGGACACGTGGGGAGGCTGCCCACTCTCCATCACAAAGCTTGTAGCTAAATGTGAGGAAGCATCCACACTATATACAGCTAAAtcttttttagtaaatgaaagAATGCGACTATTTACCCCATACTCTGCCATCCGGCCAATGGATATCAGGAAATTCTTATCAATAGACACTGCCTGGCAGTGATTGGCAAGGATGTTACTTAAAAAACTGGCATAAAGCTGTGTGACCGTTTTGGGAAGAAATTCCACAGTCTGCGCTGAGTTTGCCCTTTGGGCCCTGAAGCACATGGATAAGACGGTACAGATGATCCAGCAGTAGGATGGGATGTAGCAGAATGTGTACAGCATCCCGTTCTCCCTCACATAATGGAAAGCCTTCTCCGCCATTgtataatctttaaaaaaatgcaaaaaatactttTCTCTCTCTTTGGGGAAAAAGCCCATAATTTCAGATATTCTGTTAAAAATAGAAGTTTCCACTGTTGCTAGTCTGGTTGGGCGACTGGTTATTAGGACAGAGCAGCCGGGAAGGAGAGACTGTCTCACCAAACTGGACACAATCACACTAACTGTCTGTATGGAACAGGGGTTGGTGCACAGTTGTTCCTGCTCTAAATCAATTTGATCTTTGCTTTCATCCAAGCCATCAAAAATAAACAGCAGTTGTGCAGGATTTTGAAAGATTCCCTCGAGCTGACTGTGTAGATAGGGATATTCATTAATAATCATCTGTGCCAGGCTCAGCTCCTCCTTATTGAGATCCCGGAATTTGAAGAagaagacaaaggcaaatctctGGTAGAGGTTCCCATTGGCCCAGTCATAGACAAACTTCTGCATTAATGTGGTTTTCCCCACCCCTGGCACTCCGCTCACCAGCACTGCCTGTGGCACACATCTCTTTCTGTGGCACCAGCGGAACAGCCGGTTAGGGCTAATCCTCTCCAGGTTACTCTGAGCTCTCTGTAAGTAATGTTCATGGATTCCCCCTGTTGCAATAAGCTCGTGCTGAGGACGAGACCGGAAGTGCTGGCTGGAGACAACTATGAGGTCTAAATAGCGCTCAGTGATACTGAAACTCTGACTCTCAGTGGTTAATCCTGGGGCTCTGTGTTCCACCAGGTTCTCAGTTTTCTTTAGAAGATTCTGTTTGTGCTGTAACCGGCAGGCTGGGGAAATACAAAGTTCAAATTAAATGTTTAGAAGAGAAACAACTAAAGGGATTTTGATTCCCATTCGCCATTTATTATACACTATCTCTTTCCTCACTCATTTCAAACCAATTCTCATTATTCCCCTAGTTATCTGTTTGCCCTCAACTTATCCTACTCCAACCTACTTTGTTTTATTCCACACTATTTACTCTAACATTCTAGCACTGGATTTTTTGAAGATTGGGCAAAACATTTACATCTAAATAATTTATATGTGGAGTAAGTAATTTAGCCTGTAGTGGTTTGAATTCACTTGGAGATCTACTCCACAAACAAGGTATGTGAGGGCTTTGTATGAAACCGATAACATGTTTTGGCCTATGGAGATGGGGGTGGTTCAAGGTCCTTATGGAAGCAAAAGATCAATCAGACTAGAACAGCATTTGTCCAACCAGACTTGACTTCTTCAAACTAAAAGACCACTGTGCATCGTTCAGCAAGTTATATTCCCTCATATCAGTTCCATAATGAGGAGGAACTTTCCCTGGCGTGGTATGATGCTGTCCTTCTTCAGCCCATACTTAAGTGTATGCTTTTATTCCTCACCCAAACCCTCCTATATATCATATTTCTGGTTTAAATACGAAGGGCATATTTGTCTTAAGTAAAACCAAGCGTTGGTTTAAGGGGGGAGCTAGATGACTAGATGTGTTCATCTAGTCATCTAGCTCCCCGCTTTTACCAGCACTTGGTTTTACTCAAGGTCCAGAGGTCCCCAACCACCAGGCTGAACCGGGTGACCTCTGGTCCCAATAACCTGTGATCCCAGCTCCCCAAAGTGTTACACAACCATGACAGCTTTCTACTGATCAAAgtaccaaagtacttaaagctccatgcTAAGTGGCAAGGGATGTCACTTAGGTAGGAGTCCCCACCCCCAGTCCTTGGtgcaaaaaagtttggggaccactgatctagAGACTGCAGGCATTTTAGGAGTCATAAAAGGTGGTCATAGACAGACAAACGTGCCCCAATGCTCAAGTATTATGCATTTTGGTAAACTAGTGGCCCAAACAAGAGGATCAAAGTGGAAGTGAGGAGGAAATGTGCCTACTCTCCCTTCTGCATTTGCCCATGCCTTATCCAGAAGCCAAGAAGAGGTATTGGCAGAGGTACATTTCCAAATGGGTTAACCAGTTGCAGCAAGTTCACAGGGCTGCCTTTTTCAGAAAGTGTTTTCAGAATGAACCTGAGATGGGTGCTGGAAGAAAGGGGTGGTGGTCAGTCTCTATAGGCTATAAACCCCTCTGCAGGGGAATGATAGAGAGGGGTAAACACTGGCGGTCGGGAGCATAATATGGTGGCAGTTGATAGAGACTGCAATGGTAGGGTTTTCATTCTGTATTTTGATTGAGGGGGAATAACCACATGAACAGAAGTCACTGGGAAACATGGCAAGAGAaggaatacttttttttatctccaCAAAGCGttattttatttagcatttttttgccCACACATGAAAATCAGGAAATATTGACATACACTAAGGGATTAGAGTTGATGGGCTGCTAAATGTAATGGGGCCTAACTATAAATTctaactatataatgtaatgtgaTTAAAGTGAGAAATAAAACATTCTTACTACAGTCTCTAAATCTTGGCCTTTGGCCCTTCTGATATTGTGAAATTAGGAAATTCCCTGTTCCCTTCCCTGTGGTAATTTGCACTCCAATACATTTCTTTCTGGGAAGTATAATGTCTCATCAGCTTGCTTACCTTTCAGATCAGCAGGTAGATCAGGTCCATTTCTATCTAAAGTAATCGTCTGCTCCAGAACAGCACCTGAAAAATTAGATTCCAATGGGATAAAATCAAACAAATCATATTCTTTATTAATATCAAGTATATCCAAAATACTGTAAATACCATACAGGCATTACCTCTATCCTCCTCCTGCAGTAGAAAGTAACATGCAATTAAACATGGGAACATGCATCTGTAGCTAGAAAAACCTACCTATCCCTTGAGGCCCAACCCTAGGCAGGTTTTATAAACCATACCGATTGGTCCTGTTAAAATTTGGAATGTGCTTGgatggtcttaaaggaacagttcagtgtaaaaatgaaactgggtaaaatagatagattgcgcaaaatataaaatatttgtgttaTAGTTAgctgggcaaaaatgtaatctataaaggctggagtgggcagatgtctaacataatagccagaacactacttcctccatTACAGCACTCTAAGCcattagcagtcagtagccaatcagtgacttgagggggaacCACATGGgacagttagtttgtgagcatgcaggtcagattcaaatgcactGACAGTTTGGTTACTgacactgattggttactgactgctaacagcttagagagctggaAGCAGTgttatggctattatgttagatatctgctcactccagcctttatagattacatctcagggggcggcccttagtacttaaaatggcagttttctatgtaggattac from Xenopus tropicalis strain Nigerian chromosome 8, UCB_Xtro_10.0, whole genome shotgun sequence encodes:
- the LOC100493406 gene encoding NACHT, LRR and PYD domains-containing protein 12, giving the protein MDEFRGKVISNDDLVQFRQQLARYEDHQLETFYKYFREDLLYIIESLDTQSILRELNFRNLISPEYYQSIKKQCGASAFAEMLLEDIHTSGRDAVLGFWESLYVLQNEHPHPNLLGALDELIETGAVLEQTITLDRNGPDLPADLKACRLQHKQNLLKKTENLVEHRAPGLTTESQSFSITERYLDLIVVSSQHFRSRPQHELIATGGIHEHYLQRAQSNLERISPNRLFRWCHRKRCVPQAVLVSGVPGVGKTTLMQKFVYDWANGNLYQRFAFVFFFKFRDLNKEELSLAQMIINEYPYLHSQLEGIFQNPAQLLFIFDGLDESKDQIDLEQEQLCTNPCSIQTVSVIVSSLVRQSLLPGCSVLITSRPTRLATVETSIFNRISEIMGFFPKEREKYFLHFFKDYTMAEKAFHYVRENGMLYTFCYIPSYCWIICTVLSMCFRAQRANSAQTVEFLPKTVTQLYASFLSNILANHCQAVSIDKNFLISIGRMAEYGVNSRILSFTKKDLAVYSVDASSHLATSFVMESGQPPHVSYSFLHLTIQEFMAALGHYLDYSPEGLQKALEEAKSKEDGRGEIFLRFISGLSDSSTRSLLKPYVGDLSAPAAKHVICFLQKSITTLQNPDNRKVLNVFACLAESRNKALVSSSIGSNKQFQFSEFYLAPLDCTVLAFILESCRETELLDLGTCFIQTEGLERISAALHTVRDLRLTNNNLRDEDVPCLYSILTHLQCRIQKFSLRNNGLTETSCLPMALAVSENTSLRDLDLSKNKLAGDDFYQLLEVLSAPTCRIERLALQEAKLTPEYTESFLSLTNNPNLVSLNISSNFFGNAGYPHIQKLILEHPSLREIKVGMNDFSEETERNLLQLQRRRPEVAIHL